TATGAAGAATACTTCGAGCTAGGAGTCGATAGTTACGAAAACGACGAGATTGACAACGCGATAACCAATCTCAGCAAAGCAATCGAACTGAATCCGGACTATGTTGACGCCTACTATTTCCGAGGGCTTGTTTACATCATAGAAGAGGATTACGACAAAGCAATTGCCGATTACACCAAAGCGATTGAACTAGACCCCAACAACAATAGCGAGATTGCTAAGGCCACAGGTGCATCAGCTTATTTCTTGCGAGCAGGCGCCTACTACGAGAATTACGATTATGACGCTGCGATTGCAGATTTCGACAAAGCGATAGAGATGAATCCCGGGCACTCTGACGCATACTACCTCCGGGGAGAGGTTCATTACTTCGACAATAACGACGATAAGGCTATTGCGGACTTCACTAAGGCTATCGAACTGAATTCAGACTTTGCCGCTGACGCTTACTATCTGCGTGGAGAGATCTATTACTTCAAAGATGATTACGGTAAAGCGATTGCCGACTTCACCACTGCAATCGAGTCGGATTCGGACTATGCCGGCGACGCTTACTACTTTCGAGGAGAAGCTCACTACTTCATCAATGACTACGACAGCGCGATTGCCGACTTCAGCGTTGCGCTCGCACTGTATCCGGACGACTCTTACGCCTACTATTTTCGGGGAGACTCCTATTACCTCAAAGGCGATTACGACAGCGCGATTGCGGATTTCGAGCGAGCAATAAAGCTAGACCCGGCCGACGCGGACATCAAGACATACTTGGCAGAAATCTACGCGCTGCGTGGGTACATCCACGCCAAAGAAGATGATTACGACAGTGCGACTGCCGATTTCAACAGAGCGTTCGAGCTGGATTCCGACGATGCCGCAGGAAAGAAAGCGCCCGAAGCATCCGCCGAAAAGATAGACTTGTTTCCATGCGGCGGCGGGGTGGAGTGCGGCATACTGGACGCTCCCGCGGACTATCGCAACCCCGAAGCCGGCAGCATCAAAATCGCGGTCAATATGCGCCGCGCCGATTCCCCGGATGAGCGGATAGGCTACCTGTTCGTGAACCCCGGCGGGCCGGGCGAGAGCGGCTTGTGGCTTCCCCGTTATCCTGAGCATGTCTTCGACGATGAGCTTGTATCACGTTTCGACATCGTAGGGTTCGACCCGCGTGGAGTCGGCGTGTCTGATCCTGAATTCGCCTGCGGCGCTCCCGGCGAGAGGCTGGCGCTGCTCGGCGCAATCGACGGCGATATAGACATGCCGGAAGAGATAGCCGTCGGCGAGGCAGCTGCCAATCTGTGCATCCAGTCTATGGGGCCTGTCGGCGCTCTGCTGCACAGCGAATATGTCGCCAGGGACATGGACGAAATACGCAAGGCGTTAGGCGCGGAGCAAATATCATATCTCGGCTTCTCTTACGGTTCTGCGCTGGGCGTCTGGTATGCCACGCTCTTTCCCGATTCGGTCAGAGCGATGGTAGTGGACGGCGCGGACAACCCGGTTGACGAAGCCAACACGCAGCAAGAGCGCATAGAAGAGTTTTTTGAGGAGTCCGCGCCCTTAGAAGAGAATCTCAAGCGGGCGTTGGCGGCG
This genomic window from Chloroflexota bacterium contains:
- a CDS encoding alpha/beta fold hydrolase; translation: MKRLWAVALILGMMALAACGDTTSPEPATVSDPVNATNLDATVEARVQETIAAQPTATSTPQPTKTPAPTATHTPAPAPTATLTYEEYFELGVDSYENDEIDNAITNLSKAIELNPDYVDAYYFRGLVYIIEEDYDKAIADYTKAIELDPNNNSEIAKATGASAYFLRAGAYYENYDYDAAIADFDKAIEMNPGHSDAYYLRGEVHYFDNNDDKAIADFTKAIELNSDFAADAYYLRGEIYYFKDDYGKAIADFTTAIESDSDYAGDAYYFRGEAHYFINDYDSAIADFSVALALYPDDSYAYYFRGDSYYLKGDYDSAIADFERAIKLDPADADIKTYLAEIYALRGYIHAKEDDYDSATADFNRAFELDSDDAAGKKAPEASAEKIDLFPCGGGVECGILDAPADYRNPEAGSIKIAVNMRRADSPDERIGYLFVNPGGPGESGLWLPRYPEHVFDDELVSRFDIVGFDPRGVGVSDPEFACGAPGERLALLGAIDGDIDMPEEIAVGEAAANLCIQSMGPVGALLHSEYVARDMDEIRKALGAEQISYLGFSYGSALGVWYATLFPDSVRAMVVDGADNPVDEANTQQERIEEFFEESAPLEENLKRALAACDSPECPIYNDGDPIGYYYRAAEKLHLVNDAAGGVPYAAFLGVVSTLYDEEEWPSLWQGLHELQDDDDPTILLGYVMWQLDDDPTAVNFTGHVNCLDSFALKPKLDRATRLDDSAVFDALSKERYPLIEASDFDFPSACPFYDQFAPEPLGVPLDGSGVPVLVVGNRTDPITSFGESEEFAFEVLSNGYLLETSHARHGVYPDNECVNEYVHRALIDGVYPDERRVFCERED